The Pseudomonas entomophila genome segment CCTGAAGCGACCCTGCGCACCCTGTTCGAAACGCGTGACCCGCTCTATCGCGAAATTGCCGACCTGGTGGTTGAAACCGACGAACGGCCGCCGCGCATGGTGGTGCTCGACATTCTGGAGCGCCTGCAGCAGTTGCCGCCCCGATAAGCGGGGTCTATCCTCGGCCTCCATCGCCGAGGCGGGGTTCAACCTGATCGCGTGGTTCGCTCGATAGGCGCCGCGCCCAAGTACATTGTGGGGATACATGCAGACACTAAAGGTCGACCTGGGCGAACGTAGCTACCCGATCTACATTGGCGAGGGCCTGCTGGACCAGCCAGAGCTGCTGGCGCCACATATCGCCGGCCGGCAGGTCGCCATCATCTCGAACGAGACCGTCGCGCCGCTGTATCTCGAACGCCTTGGCAACACGCTAGGCGCCTACTCGGTGCTGCCGGTGGTGCTGCCCGACGGCGAGAAATACAAGAACTGGGAAACCCTGCAACTGATCTTCGATGCCCTGCTGACCGCGCGTCACGACCGCCGCACCACCGTGGTGGCGCTCGGCGGCGGCGTGATCGGTGACATGGCCGGCTTCGCCGCGGCCTGTTACCAGCGTGGCGTGGACTTCATCCAGGTTCCGACTACCCTGTTGTCCCAGGTGGATTCTTCGGTTGGGGGCAAGACCGGTATCAACCACCCGCTGGGCAAGAACATGGTCGGTGCCTTCTATCAGCCCAATGCAGTGCTGATCGATACCACCAGCCTGAAGACGCTGCCCGAGCGCGAGCTGTCCGCGGGGCTGGCGGAAATCATCAAGTACGGCCTGATCTGCGACGAGCCCTTCCTCGGTTGGCTCGAAGACAATATGCAGGCCCTGCGCGCCCTGGAGCCCGTGGCCCTGACCGAAGCGATTCGCCGCTCCTGCGCGGCCAAGGCGGCCGTTGTCGGTGCAGATGAGCGCGAATCGGGCGTGCGCGCCACGCTCAATCTCGGCCACACCTTCGGCCATGCTA includes the following:
- the aroB gene encoding 3-dehydroquinate synthase, whose protein sequence is MQTLKVDLGERSYPIYIGEGLLDQPELLAPHIAGRQVAIISNETVAPLYLERLGNTLGAYSVLPVVLPDGEKYKNWETLQLIFDALLTARHDRRTTVVALGGGVIGDMAGFAAACYQRGVDFIQVPTTLLSQVDSSVGGKTGINHPLGKNMVGAFYQPNAVLIDTTSLKTLPERELSAGLAEIIKYGLICDEPFLGWLEDNMQALRALEPVALTEAIRRSCAAKAAVVGADERESGVRATLNLGHTFGHAIETHMGYGVWLHGEAVAAGTVMALEMSMRLGWIDQPARDRGIRLLQDAGLPVVPPQEMTPAHFMEHMAVDKKVLDGRLRLVLLRQMGEAVVTDDYPKEILQATLAADYRAIVAQL